Proteins found in one Etheostoma spectabile isolate EspeVRDwgs_2016 chromosome 14, UIUC_Espe_1.0, whole genome shotgun sequence genomic segment:
- the LOC116701229 gene encoding LOW QUALITY PROTEIN: carnitine O-acetyltransferase (The sequence of the model RefSeq protein was modified relative to this genomic sequence to represent the inferred CDS: inserted 2 bases in 1 codon): MILRKLQPGSCKAWLSRVSLRQELCFSSSVPPQPVPPLVPTLQAYLRSLEPLLPPEELSHTRRMVQEFGRPGGLGAQLQEALEKRARHTKNWISPWWVQWAYLESRQPLPVHSNPAISLPRRDYNGWRSQLVFASKLIAAVLDFKAKINTGQLPVEYMRGMPLCMELYPLLFSSCRIPGPKHDYIAHYGRSRHSPTHITVVRNYQFFQLEVYNSDGSRMTESQIHGQLLRIRSQSWKTDKEPMGILTSEHRHTWGQAYNRLLKDKLNKESVRLIETGLFSLCLDSPVMRISDEKYASRKAAQVLHGGGTFSNSGNRWFDKTLQFVVGEDGSWGLLYNXATAEGPPIATLLDHILEYCEKPDPKRAPLVPLPMPKKLYFHIDREIKRDIEHAKQNLDILINDLDVNVFNFKKFGKDLPKQHNLSPNSFIQVALQLAYYRVHNEVCPSCDIASQRMFRGGRTEYIRSPTNQTLKFILAFDDPSVSREAKLQLFREAVDTYTALTLQVLKGHGIDHHLLGLKLQAIEEGLSIPKVFMDTAYGLATHWKLRTGQVPANTDSVMCFGPLVPDGYAICYNPQADHVHFSITAFNCCEETHAETLALTLKDTLCQLQELLQPTV, from the exons ATGATTTTGAGGAAACTTCAGCCTGGATCATGCAAAGCATGGCTTTCTCGG GTTTCGTTGAGGCAGgagctgtgtttctcctcctCCGTGCCCCCCCAGCCGGTGCCTCCTCTGGTCCCGACCTTGCAGGCCTACTTAAGGAGCCTGGAGCCCCTGCTGCCCCCCGAGGAGCTCAGCCACACCCGCAGGATGGTGCAGGAGTTCGGCAGACCGGGTGGCCTCGGTGCTCAGCTGCAGGAGGCGCTGGAGAAGAGAGCCAGACACACCAAGAACTGG atctcACCCTGGTGGGTGCAGTGGGCTTACTTGGAGAGCAGACAGCCGCTGCCTGTGCACTCGAACCCGGCCATCTCTCTGCCCAGGAGAGACTATAACGGATGGAGGAGCCAGTTGGT GTTTGCATCCAAACTGATAGCAGCAGTGCTGGATTTCAAAGCCAAAATCAACAC CGGCCAGCTGCCGGTCGAGTATATGCGAGGCATGCCTCTGTGTATGGAGCTCTACCcgctcctcttctcctcctgcAGAATCCCCGGTCCCAAACACGACTACATCGCTCACTACGGACGCTCCCGGCACTCTCCGACACACATCACGGTCGTCAGGAACTACCAG TTCTTCCAGCTGGAGGTTTATAACAGCGACGGCTCCAGGATGACAGAGAGTCAGATCCATGGCCAGCTGCTGAGGATCAGGTCTCAGTCCTGGAAGACGGACAAAGAGCCGATGGGCATCCTGACCAGCGAGCACCGTCACACCTGGGGACAGGCCTACAACCGGCTGCTGAAAG ATAAACTAAACAAGGAATCAGTGCGGCTGATAGAAACAGGACTTTTCTCCTTGTGTCTGGATTCTCCGGTCATGAGGATATCAGATGAAAA GTATGCCAGCCGCAAAGCAGCGCAGGTTCTGCATGGAGGCGGGACCTTCTCCAACAGCGGCAACcgctggtttgataaaacactGCA gtttgtcgTGGGCGAGGACGGCTCATGGGGTCTTCTGTATAA CGCCACAGCAGAGGGTCCACCCATAGCAACGCTGCTGGATCATATCCTTGAGTACTG TGAGAAACCAGACCCAAAGAGAGCGCCGCTGGTCCCTCTGCCGATGCCGAAGAAGCTTTACTTTCACATAGACCGAGAGATTAAGAGGGACATAGAGCACGCCAAGCAGAACCTCGACAT ACTGATCAACGACCTTGACGTCAACGTGTTCAACTTCAAGAAGTTTGGCAAAGACCTTCCTAAGCAGCACAACCTGAGTCCAAACTCCTTCATCCAGGTCGCCCTGCAGCTCGCCTACTACAG agtcCACAATGAGGTCTGTCCTTCCTGTGATATCGCCTCTCAGAGGATGTTTCGAGGAGGAAGGACAGAATATATCCGCTCGCCCACAAATCAGACGCTCAAGTTCATTCTTGCCTTCGATGATCCGTCGGTATCG CGGGAAGCAAAGCTACAACTGTTCAGAGAAGCTGTTGATACATATACAGCTCTGACTCTTCAG GTACTTAAAGGACATGGCATAGACCACCACCTGCTGGGACTCAAGCTGCAGGCCATTGAGGAAGGACTGAGCATCCCCAAAGTCTTCATGGATACAGCTTACGGCCTTGCAACACACTGGAAACTCCGAACGGGAcag GTGCCTGCGAACACAGACAGCGTGATGTGTTTCGGGCCCCTCGTTCCTGACGGTTATGCAATTTGCTACAATCCCCAGGCAGACCATGTCCACTTCTCCATCACTGCCTTCAACTGCTGTGAGGAGACACATGCGGAGACATTAGCTCTCACCTTGAAGGACACTTTGTGTCAGCTACAGGAGCTACTGCAGCCCACTGTGTAG
- the rps5 gene encoding small ribosomal subunit protein uS7, translated as MTEWETAPAVAESPEIKLFGKWSTDDVQINDISLQDYIAVKEKYAKYLPHSGGRYAAKRFRKAQCPIVERLTNSMMMHGRNNGKKLMTVRIVKHAFEIIHLLTGENPLQVLVNAIINSGPREDSTRIGRAGTVRRQAVDVSPLRRVNQAIWLLCTGAREAAFRNIKTIAECLADELINAAKGSSNSYAIKKKDELERVAKSNR; from the exons A TGACTGAGTGGGAGACTGCCCCAGCTGTGGCCGAGTCCCCGGAGATCAAACTCTTCGGGAAGTGGAGCACTGACGATGTCCAGATCAATGACATCTCCTTGCAG GATTACATTGCTGTGAAAGAGAAGTACGCCAAGTACCTGCCACACTCTGGAGGACGTTATGCTGCCAAACGTTTCCGTAAGGCCCAGTGCCCCATCGTGGAGCGTCTGACCAACTCCATGATGATGCACGGCCGCAACAACGGCAAGAAGCTGATGACTGTGCGCATTGTCAAGCACGCCTTTGAGATCATCCACCTGCTGACAGGAGAG AATCCCCTCCAGGTCTTGGTGAACGCAATCATCAACAGTGGACCCCGTGAGGACTCCACCCGTATCGGTCGTGCTGGTACCGTCAGGAGGCAGGCAGTGGACGTGTCGCCCCTCCGCAGAGTCAACCAG GCCATCTGGCTGCTGTGCACAGGAGCAAGAGAAGCTGCTTTCAGGAACATCAAGACCATCGCTGAGTGCCTGGCTGATGAGCTGATCAATGCAGCTAAG GGTTCATCTAACTCTTATGCCATCAAGAAGAAGGACGAGTTGGAGAGAGTTGCTAAGTCCAACCGTTAA
- the ppt2b gene encoding lysosomal thioesterase PPT2, translated as MMKGSHSALSSRRRSSSGAPGLLYPLLGACLWAAVVGYKPVIIVHGLFDSSGDFIHLQRFINESHPGTNVTVIDLFDRSASLQPMWKQVEGFKAAIYPIMQNAEDGVHFICYSQGGLVCRGILSTLSDHNVQSFISLSSPQAGQYGDTDYLRYLFPQFVKSNLFHLCYTSIGQRISICNYWNDPHHRDLYVNSSDYLALLNSERPNPNSTEWKKNFLKIKKLVLVGGPDDGVITPWQSSQFGFFDDNETVVEMQNQDLYLRDVFGLKTLAARGDLIICSVPGVQHVYWHSNETVFHTCMEKWLV; from the exons ATGATGAAGGGCTCCCATTCTGCTTTGTCAAGccggaggaggagcagcagcggGGCGCCCGGGCTCCTGTATCCGCTGCTCGGTGCGTGTCTCTGGGCTGCGGTGGTCGGGTACAAGCCGGTGATCATAGTACACGGTTTGTTCGACAGCTCAGGGGATTTTATACATTTACAGCGGTTCATTAACGAG TCTCATCCTGGAACAAATGTGACAGTCATCGACTTGTTTGACAGAAGTGCCAGCCTGCAGCCCATGTGGAAGCAGGTGGAAGGATTCAAGGCAGCTATTTACCCAATAATGCAAAACGCAGAAGACGGGGTGCACTTTATCTGCTACTCTCAAG GTGGGCTAGTTTGCAGAGGAATCCTCTCCACTCTCTCTGACCACAACGTTCAATCTTTCATCTCTCTGTCCTCACCTCAGGCCGGGCAATATGGAG ACACAGACTATTTGAGATACCTCTTCCCACAGTTTGTGAAGTCCAACCTCTTCCACCTCTGCTACACGTCAATAGGTCAGAGGATCTCCATCTGCAACTACTGGAATG ACCCCCACCACAGAGACCTGTATGTGAACAGCAGTGATTATTTGGCTCTGCTCAACAGTGAAAGACCCAATCCAAATTCAACAG AGTGGAAGAAGAACTTCCTCAAAATTAAAAAGCTGGTGTTGGTCGGAGGACCTGACGATGGAGTCATCACTCCCTGGCAGTCGAG TCAGTTCGGATTTTTTGACGACAACGAGACTGTCGTTGAGATGCAGAACCAAGAT ttgTATTTAAGAGATGTTTTCGGTCTGAAGACGCTGGCGGCTCGTGGAGATCTGATCATCTGTTCTGTTCCTGGCGTCCAACATGTGTATTGGCACTCGAATGAGACAGTGTTTCACACGTGCATGGAGAAGTGGCTTGTGTAG